The following are encoded in a window of Caldicellulosiruptor danielii genomic DNA:
- a CDS encoding GNAT family N-acetyltransferase, which translates to MIRKLSNADFETLMDFVRKEKEWNIFIIGDVLSYGFDSPVVEVWGEFDVVSGNLKAVLLRYRRDLIFYSDRDDWDVDSFCNIVLTTKCKVLSGKKVAIYPFLKALNVLQKREQLFMKFDGSVDKNKLELSQEELEKVKMINKDNLEENLDKLELIVYLYQSIEEFLNPSTFEQLKQDVSLGRSRIYYIEEDGLVVSSARTAAELADMAMVLSVCTMHEYRSRGYATICMKKLCSDLIKENKSLCLFCDNPKAANIYRKIGFQQIGTWVALGL; encoded by the coding sequence ATGATAAGAAAACTTTCAAATGCTGATTTTGAAACTCTTATGGATTTTGTCCGAAAGGAAAAAGAGTGGAATATTTTTATAATTGGTGATGTACTGAGTTATGGATTTGACTCACCGGTTGTTGAAGTTTGGGGAGAATTTGATGTTGTATCTGGGAATTTAAAGGCAGTTCTTCTTCGTTATAGAAGAGATTTGATTTTTTATTCAGACCGTGATGATTGGGATGTTGATTCGTTTTGCAACATAGTACTCACAACAAAATGCAAAGTTCTGTCAGGCAAAAAAGTTGCTATTTATCCATTTCTGAAAGCTTTGAATGTCTTGCAGAAAAGAGAGCAGCTTTTTATGAAGTTCGATGGCAGTGTAGATAAAAATAAATTAGAACTTTCTCAGGAAGAACTTGAAAAGGTTAAGATGATAAATAAAGACAACTTGGAAGAAAACCTTGACAAGCTTGAACTGATAGTATATTTGTATCAGTCTATAGAAGAGTTTTTAAATCCTTCAACATTCGAACAACTGAAGCAGGATGTTTCCTTGGGAAGAAGCAGGATATATTATATAGAAGAAGATGGTTTAGTTGTGTCATCTGCGCGAACTGCTGCAGAACTTGCAGACATGGCAATGGTTTTGAGTGTTTGTACAATGCATGAGTACAGGTCAAGAGGATACGCTACTATTTGCATGAAAAAGCTTTGCAGTGATTTGATAAAAGAGAACAAATCGCTTTGCTTGTTTTGTGACAACCCTAAAGCTGCTAATATATACAGAAAAATTGGCTTTCAGCAGATTGGAACTTGGGTGGCTTTAGGGTTATAG
- a CDS encoding SIMPL domain-containing protein, with amino-acid sequence MNNKNFTYVLVALIIGISFTISSYFLSNGLINLRAERKVIKVTGSAKKQLRSDLVKWTGMYSVQAKDLKEAYKLLEESQKKVKDYFLSKGLSEKDLIFSSISTQTIYEMLPNGLYSTKVDSYRLVQSIQITSKDVDRITELSRQSTELINLGVQFESFAPQYYYTKLADLKVDMLSLATKDAIKRAQQIAESTGIKVGSLRSASMGVFQITPLYSTDVSDYGINDTSSVDKEITAIVNCEFAIK; translated from the coding sequence TTGAACAATAAGAATTTTACCTATGTTCTGGTTGCTTTAATTATAGGGATTTCTTTTACAATCTCTTCTTACTTTTTATCAAACGGCCTTATAAATTTAAGGGCAGAAAGAAAGGTCATTAAAGTAACAGGTTCTGCCAAAAAACAGCTCAGGTCTGACCTTGTCAAATGGACAGGGATGTATTCTGTGCAGGCAAAAGATTTAAAAGAAGCTTACAAACTTTTAGAAGAAAGCCAAAAGAAAGTAAAAGATTATTTTCTTTCAAAAGGCTTGTCTGAAAAGGATTTAATATTTTCCTCAATTTCAACTCAAACAATATATGAGATGTTGCCAAATGGACTGTATTCAACAAAGGTAGATAGCTACAGACTTGTTCAGAGCATTCAGATCACATCAAAAGATGTTGACAGAATAACCGAACTTTCAAGACAGTCAACAGAGCTTATAAACCTGGGTGTCCAGTTTGAATCATTTGCACCGCAGTATTATTACACAAAACTGGCAGATTTGAAGGTTGATATGCTATCGCTTGCCACAAAAGATGCAATAAAAAGAGCACAGCAGATAGCTGAAAGCACAGGGATTAAGGTGGGAAGCTTGCGGTCTGCATCAATGGGAGTTTTCCAGATAACACCTTTGTATTCCACAGATGTGAGTGACTATGGTATAAACGATACCTCATCTGTTGACAAAGAAATAACGGCAATAGTGAATTGTGAGTTTGCTATAAAGTAA